CATTTTTGTTGAATAAAGATCCTATTTTAAAAGCCAGTTTCGGAATTACAGAATACTTAAATTCTTTTCCATAGATCTGAGAAGACAAAGCAATGAACTCTTCATAATTCAGCTTATGATCATCTACCGGTAAATGCCATGTCTGTCCATAAGCATCTGGAGTATTTCCTATTAAAGCTGTTGCATGGCTTGCATCAGGAGTCCAGATCAGGCTTCGCAATTTATCATCTCTCAAAGGAATTTTTAGTTTCTTATCTTCTTTAATTGCACTGAAAATAAGACTATTGGTAATACTTTGGGTTTTTCCCGGTCCATAAAATTCAGGGGCCCTGCAGATGACAGCCTCTATTGTTCCGGCTTCCATTTCTTTTAAAAGCATTTCTGTCATCCGTTTTCTTACCATTCCTTTTCTTCCCACAGGAGAGAATGAGGTTTGTTCCGTTAAGACCTCATTATTTTGAGGATACATATAGGTATTATCAAAAAACACAAACTTCGTTCCGTTGATTTTACAGGCTTCAATTGTATTTTTCAATATTGTAAAAAATTGTTTTTCCCACAAGTCTGTATCCATAGGAAGGCCAAGTGTGAAATAAGCAATATCGCTTCCTTTCACGGCTTCTATTGCTTTTTCCCTGTCTGACAAATCTGCAGAGAAAACAGTATCAGTATCATTTACTTTTTTAGCATTTCTGCTGACAATACGAATGTCTGATGTATAGTTTCTTTTCAGTTCTCTTGCCAGTTCTTCACCAATCTGTCCATTGGCTCCTAATATGGTTTGCATCATTTCTAATTTTGAGGGTTATATATTGCATTGAAAATAAATAAAATACTTTCAGTTGCTGTTATTTATGATGCAAAATTCGGGCATAACTATAGCTGAATCTATGGAAATTGTAGCATAATCTCTGAAGACGTAAAAAAGCTAAGAAAGTAAAGGTAACAATGTTTGAATAATATATTTTTTATTCTGCTTGCGTCCTCTTTCTTTCCCAGCCTTAATCACTTTCTTTGCTTTTATCATTTCCTATCTAAAGCCAGATAATTGTCATCTATTCTGCTGATCAGAATGTAGAACAGACCTGCGTAAATCATCTGAATTCCCATGGCTTCCCAGTTTTCAACCGTACTGCATCCAAAAAGCAGCAGGATAATCAGAGAAGCTCCGGCTATGGCAGCAATACGTGTTTTGAAACCAATCATCAGCAGTAATCCGATCATCAATTCTAAAAAGGGAAGTGTAACTCCGAACAGATGTACCAATGGCTGTGGAAGCCAGCTTGTTTCAAAACCTTTCATCATTCCTGATGCAAAGTCCTGTAGTTTTACCAGACGAACCAATCCGTGTCCTAAAAGATTGATTCCCATAGATACACGAAGAAAAAAATAGGCTGTTTTTGTATTATTCATAAAGGTATTTTTGGATAGAAGATCGAAGCCTGAAGATGGAAGTTTATACAAGTCATAAAAGTACTTTGCAGACTTCAATAATTTCCTTCTTTCAGCTTCCTGCTTCCTTACTTGTTAAACTTTTCTTCACTATTATCAACAGGAGTGTCGGGATCATTCATAACCATTTTGGCAATATCATCTTTTCTCATAAAGACTACCCCTTGTTTTTCTTTTGTATATTTAATAAATTCTTCCATAGCATGCATCATTGCAGGAGTTCCACCTATTCTGTCATGAAAGCTGATGCTCATCATTCTTCTTTTGGAAGCTCCTTCTTCATAAAGACGGTCGAATTCAAATTTCAATTGGTTCAAAAACTGATCAGGGCTCCAGTGTTTTCCTTCAATATTGACGATATCATTGTTACGAAGGGTATAAGGAATGACAACAAAGTTTTTCCCTTTTACTTTGGTAATGAAAGGTTCATCATGGCTTAAATCATCAATATGATACAGAAAACCAAGATCCTGTAATACTTTTAGTGTATTTGGGCTTCTTCTCAACCAGTTACAATTGTAGCCAACAGCTTTCTGGCCTGTAATTTTTTCAACAATATCTACACCTTCCTTTACAAAATTCAGTTCGTCATCATAATTCTTATTCCATTGATTATCCCAGGTAAAACCATGAGCTGCAATTTCATGTCCCCCGTTTGCAATAGCTTTTGCCACTTCAGGATACTTTTCCGCTGCTGTTCCCACTACATGGGAAGTTACTTTAATGTCATATTTTTTCCATAGATCCAGCATTCTGTAAATTCCTTCATTTCCTCCGTAATGATACCAGCTTTCTGCCGGAAGATCTGGCTGTCCTTTAGGAAGTGGAGTACTGCTGAAAGGACTTTCAGCGCCTTCAGGCTGTCCGCCCGTTTCAAACTGCATAGAAACGGAAATCACCAGTTGAGCCCCATTAGGCCAGTGTTTTTTTGTTAGAATCTTTGTTTCTGATTGATCTTTCTTTGTTCTTTTATCCTTATCATGATCAGAAAAAGACATCAGAACAATTGTTGAAGCAACCAACAGTATTGATTGTTTTATATATTTCATTTTGAATGTATTTAATAAGACAAAATTGATCAATAATGAATTATGATATATTGTAAAAATTAATGGTAAATTTGTAAAAATCCATCTTTTCATGAAACGAATCGTTAACTTCAATTCTTTTAATGTTTTCAGCATCGAAAAAGAAACCTGGGACGTCGAGTATCACAATCATAACTTTTATGAGCTGATTATCATAGAGAATGGAAAAGGATTTCATCATCTCAACAATATTACTTTCCCATACAAAAAAGGAGATGTTTTCCTTCTGAGACCAAGTGACGGCCATGAGTTTTCCATTACAGGTAAAACAAGATTCATTTATATAAAGTTTACTGAACAGTATATCTGGGAAAATCTGCTGTCCAATAAAAAGAATGAACTTAAAAAAGTGGTACAGCTCCTGATGGAAGACCATTCTTTTGTGTACGAATCGGTGATTAAAAGTAAAACAGATAGGGAACATCTGCTGCAACTTGCACGTATCCTTCTCTATGAGTTTAGCCATAAAAATACGTACAACAAAGAGGTTACAACCGATCTTTTTTCCAGTATTATCACCATTCTGATCCGAAATACGATGCATAATAGTACTACCAAAAAATGGATCACCAAAAATCTGAGCAGAATTGAAAGGATACTCTATTATATCAATGTCAATGCTTTGGATGCAGATAAAATGAAAATTGAAAACCTGGCTAAAGAATTTATGTTGTCTCCTAATTATATCAGCATTTATATCAAAAAACAGACGGGGTTCTCCATTCAGCAGCATATTATACAGCATAAAATAAAAACTGCAGAAAAACTTTTACTCCAGAGCCATTATAATATTAGTGAGATTGCCGACAAGCTGGGTTTCAATGATGCCAGCCATTTCAATAAAATATTCAAAACATATAAAGAAATGTCTCCTTCTGAATTTAAAAAGAATGGTTTATCTTACTGATCGTCCGGGTTATATATTTTTCATATCTTTAATAATCAAATCTTTAAACCCATGAAAACGAGTGCAGGTATTTTGCTTTTTAAAAAAGAAAAAGGCAGTCTGTATTATTTTTTGGTTCATCCCGGCGGTCCATTCTGGAGAAATAAAGACCTCGGGGCATGGTCTATTCCTAAAGGAGAGATTCTTCCTGATGAAGATCTATTGGAGCGTGCATTGACAGAATTTAAAGAAGAAACCGGTAAAACAATAGAAGGAAAGTTCATCGAATTGTCTCCCATTAAGCAAAAAGGAGGAAAAATAGTTTATGCCTGGGCATTGGAGGGACATATTGTTACTTCAGAACTTTACAGCAATACCTTCTCTATGGAATGGCCACCCAAATCCGGCAAAATAATAGAAATTCCCGAAGTAGATCAATGGGAATGGTTTGCTTCAGAAGAAGCACAGCAACGGATCAATACAGCACAGAAAGATTTCATAACAGAGCTTGAAAACATAGTAAAAAATCAATAACACCTTAAAACAAAAACCATGAAAAAATTAAACAGAAAAACATTGAAAAACATTATTGGAAAAATTGGCATAGAACTGAATCTTCCTCTCCCAGTGGGCGTTTGCCTTGGCAATCTGCTTTCCCTATGTCCTCCTCATTCTCATTGCCGCGCAGATGAAAGGTGCTATCCTGATGCTGCGGGTCCCTGTATCAACGGGCTGTGTCCTTCAGGCTATCACTGCCATTCGGGAGAATGTGTAAGATAAAATATCAAAACAAAAAAACGTTTATCGGTCTGATAAACGTTTTTCATTATATATTAAAGTTTTACCTCTTTATTCCGATCGCTTTTAATGCACTGGATGTTAGAAAGATGTCATCAAAAACGGTAAGTGATTCTACATCATCATATCCTGAAGGGATCAGATCATTTTTATTAAAAGATAATTCAATAGAAGCATCATATGAAGCGATGATTCTCACTTTTGAATATCCGTTATAGTCCACTTTAAAACCTTCAAACATACAGTTCTGTTCTGCCTTCTGATATTCGGCATATTCTTCAAATCCTGCAATATCTGTTCTTTTCCCGTCATTATGATCGAGAGATTTCCATTCCGTATAATTTTTGGGTTCTTTCAGAATATTTCCTTTACGGTCTACGGGAACAAACATTCCAAGAGTAAGGCGCTTTTTTAAAAAATTGGCATAATTATTCATCAGATTCAAAATCTGAAGATCAGCATATCCTTCGTGCGAATAATATTCCAGCACGAAAGTTGTCATCGGAATCAGCTTATGAGAAGCATCAGTCGGCATAATTAGTCTTTACTTTTTTTTGGCCGATAAAAATAGTATTTTTATTTACTTTACCCAATGGAAGTAAGTGAATAGGATGGAATTTATACCCATTCTGAATAACAATAAGTATAGGACAACCCTTCATTTTTCAGTATTTTTGATGGGAATAACTCTATAACAATAACGAATCTACCTGTAAAAACTGGTGATTTTTGCCTTTTACAAATTATTATATGTTGAAAAAGATACTATTAGGAGCCAGCATCATTCACTGTTGCTTTTACAATACTATGGCTCAGAGCCCCGGGCAACAGCCGGTTTATACATCCGAATGGGGGCATCTCTACCGTGATCAGGGAAATAATAAGGATCTGTTGGGAATATTTTCTACCGAGGCACCTGTTTACCTTCTCGATTCCACCCAAACACAATACAAAGTACAGGTAAGCAACGGTGATATTGGTTTTATAGACCGGCAGTCCTTACAAAAAACGATGCGTGGCAAAAAGTCTTCCGGAGAACCGGCCCAATATTTCAATAGAGGATCACAAGGATTCCAATGTCCGCATTTCTATGTACAGGTATCGGAACTGCGCGTGCGGAAAGCACCTACAACAGAAAGCATACCGGTAAGAAAAGCAGCTTTAAATGAAATGGTCTGTATTGATCATGTGCCTTTATATCAGGATGGCTGGATCTATATTGGTGACCATTTCCACGAAAATCCCGAATATATCCAAATGAAATATCTGGGTACTGAACTTACCTACGAAAAAGTTCTGAAAGATTATCTGGCTGTGAAAGACAGAGACAAGGAAAAAGAACTGGTTCAGGTTGGAAGATTACGTGAAATGGCATGGGTGGAAGATAAAAATCTTAAACAGGCCTTGAAGTATTGGAAAGAATCATATGCCAAGACCGGTGTAGAAAACTCAAAAATAGATATCGACTTTGAGCTTCTTCTTGCTGATCAATTTGAAAAAAAACCAGAAACAAAAGCCTATGAAAAAAAACTTAAAGCTTTGAACCTGCATTTTATATGGAAGGAAACCTCTCTTTTTGACGGAAAAATCACAGATGCACAAATGAAGCAGCTGGAGATGCAGAAGATTAAAGATATTCCCAATATGCCGGAATGTGGCTGGGAACCTCAATATTTTTATAAAACGCCCAATATCATTATTGCTTTTGAAGAGTATAAAGGAAAAGTTTCCGGAAGTATCTACAAAATGTCCTTCAGTAATGGTGAAACTTTAGTTTTAGGAAATGAACGTATGGATTCCAATTATGATGAAAGAAATTTTGTAACCCGTTTTGGTGATATGCTGTCTGCACGCTGGATTTCTTCCCCACACGAATATCATATTCAGAATGGTGATGCAGGACTCTTTATTTTTACTTTCAAAGATGGAAAGCTTTTCAGTTATGAATGTATGTTTTATTGTTAAAAAAATTTTAATCTTACACCGAAAAAGAAGACTGATCTTCTAAAAAACTCCACATATATTTTCCAACATGAGTGATTAAATTTAAAGCTGTATCTTTACGCTACCAAACAAAATATTATATGTCATTTATTACACCGGAAGGAGCCAGGAAGGCTCAGCTATCCCTATCAGAAAGAGCACCCGTTGCTCATGCTATTCTCTCAGGAGCAGAGAATATTTCGAAATACAACAGTGGAGTATGTCATGATGTGGTAGCCTATACTTTGTATATGCGTGGCGCATCCATAAGTCCTGCTCAGCTGGCAGAATCAGCCGGACAAAAATGGTTAACTGTATTTAACTATCCTTTAGGAGAAAAGTGGGACGGATATTCACCTATTCCCGCTGGAAAAGCTATTGGCTTCTACAGGCTTATTGATAAAAGCTGGTTTCATTCAGCAGTTACAACAGGAAAAGGAAATGAAATAAGATCTGTTAACGGATTTTCATTAGGATCTGCATGGTCTGTACCTGTAGATATGAAATGGGTATTAGGCAAAAGAAATTCTGACGGAACGTTCAATTATGATGGCACCAAAATAGAAGTCTATATCTCTTCTTTATAATCGAAATTTCATTGTGATAAAACCAGACAGATTTGCAAATTAGCGAATCTGCCTGTTAATTATATATCGTTCTAAGCATCAGCACATTTCGGACAGATCCCGCTGATGATAAAATTGTACTCCTGTGCAATAAAATGTTCCGGTAAACTGATTTCCGGAATCGCGTTTTCAATACATGTTACAGAATGACATTCTTTGCAGTTGAAATGAACATGATTATGAAAATGCTGTTCATGAGTACATTTCCCGCTGCACTTCGCAAAATTCACCACCCCGTCAATATTAACGATTTTGTGAATAGCACCTTCATTTTCAAGCCTTTCCAATACTCTGTAAATCGTTACTCTATTGCATAGATCACCCAGTTTTTTCTGAATATCTGAGTGAGTAAGGGCTATATCTGAATCATTAATAAGACTTAAAATTTCAGTTTTAGCATGCGTATTTCTAACTTGTTTCATGTTTTAATGCAACAAAGTTGCGTTATTTGAATTTTTATTTATACTTTTGCAACAAAGTTACGATAAGAAAATTAATCCATACTATTATGAAGTCAAAAATTCTTGATGCTGTAGGAATCTCCGCTGCTGTTTTATGCCTGATTCATTGTATTGTCTTCCCATTATTACTGATTGTTCCTTTGGGAATATCGCATAATCCTTATATTGATTTGGCTTTCCTTTGTATTGGTACCATTGTCGTGTTCAGAGTAACCAAAAAAATAACCAACCGCTGGCTGAAGTTTCTATTCTGGATATCTGTTTCTCTCATCTTTATTTCTGTACTCACAGATCTGATATTTGAAGTTCATATTCCTTTGATCTATGTAGGAGCTGCAGGCTTAATTACTGGCCATATCATCAATTTTAAAAATCATAAACATTAAATACATGACGAAGAAACTTCCTGTAACGGTACTCAGTGGCTTTTTGGGAGCTGGGAAAACCACATTGCTCAATCATATTCTGCATAATAAACAAGGCTTAAAAGTAGCTGTCATTGTGAATGATATGAGCGAAGTTAATATTGATGCCCGTCTTGTTGAAAATCAAAATACCCTTTCAAGAACGGAAGAAAAGTTGGTAGAAATGAGCAACGGATGTATCTGCTGTACACTCCGCGAAGATCTGATGGTAGAAGTTGAACGTCTTGCTCAGGAAAATCGTTTCGATTACCTATTGATAGAAAGTACAGGAATCAGTGAACCCATTCCGGTTGCCCAAACCTTTACCTATATTGATGATGAGAGTGGAATAGACCTTTCCCGTTTCAGCTATGTAGATACGATGGTAACTGTAGTGGATTGTTTCAATTTTATGAAAGATTTCGGTTCCAATGAACTGTTGATGGATCGCGACCTTACCAATATGGAGGGAGATTACAGAACAATTGTCAATCTTCTTACAGACCAGATTGAGTTTGCCAATGTGATTATTTTAAACAAAACAGATCTTATCAACGTCGAAACACTTGGATTTTTAAAAGCTGCCATTAAAAAATTAAACCCTGATGCGGTCATTCTGCATTCCGAATTTGGTAAAGTTGAACCTCAGCAGATTTTAAATACCCAGCTTTTTGACTTTGATAAAGCACAATCTTCAGCTGGCTGGCAAAAAGAATTACAATCTGAGCACCATACCCCGGAAACTGAGGAATATGGAATCAGCTCACTGGTTTTCAGAGATAGAAAACCATTTCATCCTGTAAGACTCTGGAAATATTTGAATCATCATTATCCTGAAGGAACAATAAGGGCAAAAGGATTGTTCTGGCTGGTCTCAAGACCAGACGATGCTTTGAATTTTTCCCAGGCCGGAGGTTCTTTCCGTCTGGAAAAGGCTGGGGTATGGTGGGGCAGCATGCCTATGAACCAGCGGGTACAGTATTCTTCATTTGCAGAAAATCAGGAATTTATAGAAAACAGATGGGATATAAACTGGGGCGACAGAATCAATGAGCTTGTATTTATCGGGCAGAACCTGAATAAAGATCAAATGTTAACAGACCTTCAGCATTGCCTTATTAATGAGCAGGAAAAAGAACTTTTTGATCAAAAACAACCTTTTGAAGATCCTTTTCCAAAGAATATTTAAAATTAACCTTTAATTAATGCAACTTGATTTCGATAAAAGACTAAATACAATAACTTCCCATCTTATTTCAAAACATTATGGACAGAAGAAAATTTCTAAAAGGTTCAGCATTACTTTCAGGATTATTGACCTTATCACCGTCTGATCTCTGGAGCTTCGGGAAAACTGTAGAAAATCCCCGGGCAGGAAAAGCAAAGAACATCATCTTTATGGTAAGTGACGGAATGAGTCTTGGAACACTTTCAATGGCTGATCTGTATTCCCGGAATATTTTGGGAAAAGGGAGTAACTGGCTCAATCTGTATCATGAGAAAAAAGTGACACGAGCTTTGATGGACACTGCCTCTGCAAGTTCTATTGTAACAGATTCCGCTGCAGCAAGTTCCGCTTTCGGAGGAGGAATAAGAGTTAATAACGGAGCTCTGAATGTAGGCACTAACGGTGAAAAACATCTTCCCATATGGCAGCAATATAAAAAAGCGGGAAAGAAAGCAGGCTGTGTGACAACCGTTACCATTACGCATGCCACTCCTGCAGGATTCTGCGTAAATTCTTCAAAAAGAAATGCAGAACCCCAAATAGCTGAAATGTATGCCGAGCTGGAACTGGATGTACTGTTAGGAGGCGGAGACGAATTTTTTAATCCTGCCAAAAGAGAAGACAGGAAAGATCTCTATTCCGTGTACAGCAAAAAAGGATACAGGATTCTAAAAACACAAAACGACCTGAAAGAAATCAAAAAAGGAGAGAAGTTATTAGGAATATTCAGTACAGGAGCACTGCCTTACAGCATTGACAGAACACATCTTCCGGAATTCAAAAATACACCGACTCTTGCTGAAATGGCAAAGACCGCCATTAATCAGTTGAAAGATCATCCCAGCGGTTTTGTTCTTCAGATAGAAGCCGGAAAAGTAGACTGGTCAGCCCATGCCAATGATGTAGCAGCACTTATTCACGATCAGCTGGCATTTGATGAGGCTGTAAAAACAGTAATGGATTTTGCCGAAAAAGACGGAAATACATTAGTCATTATCACTACAGATCATGGAAATGCCAATCCCGGAACGATTTACGGAACCAATGCTACCAAAAACTTTAACAGTATTTCAGAGTATCAATATACCAACGAATATATTCTGAACAAAATTCAGAAAGATTATTCGATAAAAGATATTAAAGACTGGATCTATGAAGGCAACAAAATCGTTTTAAACGATGATGAAGCCAAACATCTTCTGAGTTTTTACAGCGGGCTTGAAAAAGAAGAAGAAGGACTTTATAATTATAAAAAACTGCCTTTCAAGCTCTATTCAGAAATTCAGAAAAGCAGAAATTCAGTAGGGTGGATCAGTATGGATCATTCGGGAGATTATGTGGAAGTAGCAGCCTATGGGCCTGGAAATGAACTTTTACAGCCTTTTATTAAAAATACAGACCTGCATGATCTTATGCTGAAAGCCTGTTTAATATAGACATTCATATTTTTTTCATATTTAATCATTTGGGAGATTGCAAGGCGGATTGATTGTGTCCGCCTTGTTTTTATATTTATCCGCCATCATTCATTTCATACGCTTTATGATACCTCCTAATCTTTTCAGGGCATTTTCTACTTTATCATTCCAAACATTATTGCAGCTGATCCGGATATAGTTTCTATAATCCCCATTATTTGAAAAAAGTGGTCCCGGAGCAAAATTTACAAATTGATCAATGGCTTTTTTCTGAAGTTCAAATGCATCAATGTGGGCGGGCAGCTCTATCCATACTACCAAACCTCCTTCGGGCCGGCTCATCCGGATATCGGGTGGAAAATATTTTTCTATTGCCTGAATAGTCAATAGCATCAGTCTGTGCAGTTCAGGCCGAAGCTTACGCAGATGACGGTCATAGGCTCCTGTTTTCAGCAACTGTAACAAAGAAGACTGTACGATGCTTGCCGTAGCAACATTAGTAACAGCTTTCAATTTGATCACCTGTTCCGTAAACCTTCCTGCAGCACACCAGCCAATTCTGTAACCAGGTGCAGCAGATTTAGAAAAAGAGGAGCAAAGCATAACCCAGCCATGATTGTCATAGCTTTTTATAGTGGTTGGACGCTGTGTCTGGAAATGTAAATCTCCATAAATATCATCTTCTATGACCGGAACTTTCATTTTTTCAGCAAAATCGGCAATTGCTGATTTCTTTTCATCATTTAAAGTAAGCCCATTGGGATTATTAAAATTTGAAATTAAAATATATGCAGAAATTCTTTGTCTGCTGCAGATTTCTTCCAATTCCTGAATATTGGTTCCGGTCAAAGGACAGCCGGAAAATTCAATTACTTTTAGATCAAGGCTTTCTATTGCCTGCAAAATACCATGGTAAATGGGAGACTGCACAAGTACAGTATCACCCGTTTTTGCTACAGCACGCAGACATAAACTGACTGCTTCCAAAGCACCGTTGGTAATAACCACATCGTCAGCCGCCAGATTACCCTGCCAAAGGAAA
The window above is part of the Chryseobacterium sp. MA9 genome. Proteins encoded here:
- a CDS encoding GTP-binding protein, with the translated sequence MTKKLPVTVLSGFLGAGKTTLLNHILHNKQGLKVAVIVNDMSEVNIDARLVENQNTLSRTEEKLVEMSNGCICCTLREDLMVEVERLAQENRFDYLLIESTGISEPIPVAQTFTYIDDESGIDLSRFSYVDTMVTVVDCFNFMKDFGSNELLMDRDLTNMEGDYRTIVNLLTDQIEFANVIILNKTDLINVETLGFLKAAIKKLNPDAVILHSEFGKVEPQQILNTQLFDFDKAQSSAGWQKELQSEHHTPETEEYGISSLVFRDRKPFHPVRLWKYLNHHYPEGTIRAKGLFWLVSRPDDALNFSQAGGSFRLEKAGVWWGSMPMNQRVQYSSFAENQEFIENRWDINWGDRINELVFIGQNLNKDQMLTDLQHCLINEQEKELFDQKQPFEDPFPKNI
- a CDS encoding NAD-dependent epimerase/dehydratase family protein — translated: MQTILGANGQIGEELARELKRNYTSDIRIVSRNAKKVNDTDTVFSADLSDREKAIEAVKGSDIAYFTLGLPMDTDLWEKQFFTILKNTIEACKINGTKFVFFDNTYMYPQNNEVLTEQTSFSPVGRKGMVRKRMTEMLLKEMEAGTIEAVICRAPEFYGPGKTQSITNSLIFSAIKEDKKLKIPLRDDKLRSLIWTPDASHATALIGNTPDAYGQTWHLPVDDHKLNYEEFIALSSQIYGKEFKYSVIPKLAFKIGSLFNKNAKELLELLPRYEYDNLFDDSKFRKRFPEFQVTTYRQGIEQIKKEQQTAK
- a CDS encoding NUDIX domain-containing protein: MKTSAGILLFKKEKGSLYYFLVHPGGPFWRNKDLGAWSIPKGEILPDEDLLERALTEFKEETGKTIEGKFIELSPIKQKGGKIVYAWALEGHIVTSELYSNTFSMEWPPKSGKIIEIPEVDQWEWFASEEAQQRINTAQKDFITELENIVKNQ
- a CDS encoding DoxX family protein, whose translation is MNNTKTAYFFLRVSMGINLLGHGLVRLVKLQDFASGMMKGFETSWLPQPLVHLFGVTLPFLELMIGLLLMIGFKTRIAAIAGASLIILLLFGCSTVENWEAMGIQMIYAGLFYILISRIDDNYLALDRK
- a CDS encoding AraC family transcriptional regulator, which translates into the protein MKRIVNFNSFNVFSIEKETWDVEYHNHNFYELIIIENGKGFHHLNNITFPYKKGDVFLLRPSDGHEFSITGKTRFIYIKFTEQYIWENLLSNKKNELKKVVQLLMEDHSFVYESVIKSKTDREHLLQLARILLYEFSHKNTYNKEVTTDLFSSIITILIRNTMHNSTTKKWITKNLSRIERILYYINVNALDADKMKIENLAKEFMLSPNYISIYIKKQTGFSIQQHIIQHKIKTAEKLLLQSHYNISEIADKLGFNDASHFNKIFKTYKEMSPSEFKKNGLSY
- a CDS encoding polysaccharide deacetylase family protein, whose protein sequence is MKYIKQSILLVASTIVLMSFSDHDKDKRTKKDQSETKILTKKHWPNGAQLVISVSMQFETGGQPEGAESPFSSTPLPKGQPDLPAESWYHYGGNEGIYRMLDLWKKYDIKVTSHVVGTAAEKYPEVAKAIANGGHEIAAHGFTWDNQWNKNYDDELNFVKEGVDIVEKITGQKAVGYNCNWLRRSPNTLKVLQDLGFLYHIDDLSHDEPFITKVKGKNFVVIPYTLRNNDIVNIEGKHWSPDQFLNQLKFEFDRLYEEGASKRRMMSISFHDRIGGTPAMMHAMEEFIKYTKEKQGVVFMRKDDIAKMVMNDPDTPVDNSEEKFNK
- a CDS encoding Fur family transcriptional regulator encodes the protein MKQVRNTHAKTEILSLINDSDIALTHSDIQKKLGDLCNRVTIYRVLERLENEGAIHKIVNIDGVVNFAKCSGKCTHEQHFHNHVHFNCKECHSVTCIENAIPEISLPEHFIAQEYNFIISGICPKCADA
- a CDS encoding MerC domain-containing protein is translated as MKSKILDAVGISAAVLCLIHCIVFPLLLIVPLGISHNPYIDLAFLCIGTIVVFRVTKKITNRWLKFLFWISVSLIFISVLTDLIFEVHIPLIYVGAAGLITGHIINFKNHKH
- a CDS encoding alkaline phosphatase, with protein sequence MDRRKFLKGSALLSGLLTLSPSDLWSFGKTVENPRAGKAKNIIFMVSDGMSLGTLSMADLYSRNILGKGSNWLNLYHEKKVTRALMDTASASSIVTDSAAASSAFGGGIRVNNGALNVGTNGEKHLPIWQQYKKAGKKAGCVTTVTITHATPAGFCVNSSKRNAEPQIAEMYAELELDVLLGGGDEFFNPAKREDRKDLYSVYSKKGYRILKTQNDLKEIKKGEKLLGIFSTGALPYSIDRTHLPEFKNTPTLAEMAKTAINQLKDHPSGFVLQIEAGKVDWSAHANDVAALIHDQLAFDEAVKTVMDFAEKDGNTLVIITTDHGNANPGTIYGTNATKNFNSISEYQYTNEYILNKIQKDYSIKDIKDWIYEGNKIVLNDDEAKHLLSFYSGLEKEEEGLYNYKKLPFKLYSEIQKSRNSVGWISMDHSGDYVEVAAYGPGNELLQPFIKNTDLHDLMLKACLI
- a CDS encoding PLP-dependent aminotransferase family protein produces the protein MKDFQYIALADKFELSINNGMYPVGAKLPSLRSIQQQLKISVGTILKAFTLLEDKGLVAGKERSGFVVLRTSVSSVSLPKQVENNTLAQKIAIGKVLQEVSFPDSENKTYISFFNAVLHPDLLPFNALRRSLQLASRDLTGQHLQYEPAAGNSKLRTEIARRSFLWQGNLAADDVVITNGALEAVSLCLRAVAKTGDTVLVQSPIYHGILQAIESLDLKVIEFSGCPLTGTNIQELEEICSRQRISAYILISNFNNPNGLTLNDEKKSAIADFAEKMKVPVIEDDIYGDLHFQTQRPTTIKSYDNHGWVMLCSSFSKSAAPGYRIGWCAAGRFTEQVIKLKAVTNVATASIVQSSLLQLLKTGAYDRHLRKLRPELHRLMLLTIQAIEKYFPPDIRMSRPEGGLVVWIELPAHIDAFELQKKAIDQFVNFAPGPLFSNNGDYRNYIRISCNNVWNDKVENALKRLGGIIKRMK